The following are encoded in a window of Fibrobacter sp. UWP2 genomic DNA:
- a CDS encoding rod shape-determining protein has translation MFGLFSCDIGIDLGTANTLVHVAGQGIVINEPTVIAVDSKNNRVSAIGFEAKKMLGRTPGEVRAVRPMRDGVIADFELVETLLQTFIKRVQKYPLWMVKPRVVVGVPSGITEVEKRAVIDAARQAGAKEVHLVHEPMAAAVGMGIPVEDPVGNMIVDIGGGTSDIAVIALNGTVCNASVRVGGDEMDDAIVRYLRTMYNLQVGESTAEQIKIQIGSASPLDEELTMEVKGHDFIAGMPRTMTIKSEEIREALNEPVTAIIEAVKQALSMTPAELSADIYDKGIIMTGGASQLRGFDERIRKETGLSVNVIDDALVCVCKGAARILEDLDKYRPVLIASSN, from the coding sequence TTGTTCGGTCTTTTTTCTTGCGATATCGGTATTGATCTTGGCACGGCGAACACTTTGGTCCACGTAGCCGGCCAGGGCATTGTCATTAACGAACCTACGGTGATTGCTGTGGACAGCAAGAACAACCGTGTTTCTGCCATTGGCTTTGAAGCCAAGAAGATGCTTGGCCGTACGCCCGGCGAAGTCCGTGCCGTGCGCCCCATGCGCGATGGCGTGATTGCCGATTTTGAATTGGTGGAAACCCTCCTCCAGACATTTATCAAGCGCGTGCAAAAATACCCGCTGTGGATGGTGAAACCTCGTGTGGTGGTTGGCGTGCCCAGCGGCATTACCGAAGTCGAAAAGCGTGCCGTGATTGACGCGGCCCGCCAGGCCGGTGCGAAGGAAGTTCACCTAGTACATGAACCGATGGCTGCTGCCGTTGGTATGGGCATCCCTGTCGAAGACCCCGTGGGTAACATGATTGTCGACATCGGTGGCGGCACTTCCGATATCGCCGTGATTGCATTGAACGGTACGGTCTGCAACGCTTCAGTTCGTGTAGGTGGCGACGAGATGGACGACGCGATTGTGCGTTACCTCCGTACGATGTACAACCTCCAGGTGGGCGAGAGCACTGCCGAACAGATCAAGATCCAGATTGGTTCTGCTAGCCCGCTCGACGAAGAATTGACGATGGAAGTGAAGGGCCACGACTTTATTGCGGGAATGCCTCGCACGATGACCATCAAGAGCGAAGAAATTCGCGAAGCCCTGAACGAACCTGTAACGGCGATTATCGAGGCTGTGAAACAGGCTCTCAGCATGACTCCGGCCGAACTCTCTGCCGATATTTACGACAAGGGTATCATCATGACCGGTGGAGCTTCGCAGTTGCGCGGTTTTGATGAACGCATCCGCAAGGAGACGGGTCTTTCGGTGAACGTGATTGACGACGCCCTGGTTTGTGTTTGCAAGGGTGCAGCTCGCATTCTCGAAGACCTTGACAAGTATCGTCCTGTTTTGATCGCTTCTTCTAACTAG
- the mreC gene encoding rod shape-determining protein MreC → MLRAFRFIVDLFTQRHGIVAFVFFLLVGLLMRQAPDIVKNSIVSTVLGTVFYPAQMVISSVDAFRSVAAENEHLKEENARLRQETYYASEGLQELARLHTLVRFDDKWDYPIVTARVVGHNAGRFLTTLVINRGTRHGVKENMPVFSMNGLVGKITKASYAHSRVQLLVDPNLKLSVLERRTRVVGFLESVDGHLLTAMVPTHAGVKEGDTLITSGLGGIFPKGIPVGTVKAVRESDLDVMRLMDVAPFQEFSTLEEVFVMEKDPEWIIQELLDE, encoded by the coding sequence ATGCTTAGGGCTTTCCGCTTTATTGTCGACTTGTTTACGCAAAGGCACGGTATTGTTGCCTTTGTGTTCTTCTTGCTGGTCGGTCTTTTGATGAGGCAGGCTCCCGACATCGTGAAAAACAGCATTGTCTCTACGGTATTGGGAACCGTGTTTTACCCTGCGCAAATGGTGATTTCGTCGGTGGACGCCTTCCGTTCTGTGGCTGCCGAAAACGAACACCTTAAAGAAGAAAACGCAAGGCTCCGCCAAGAGACTTACTATGCGAGCGAGGGATTGCAAGAATTGGCCCGACTCCACACCTTGGTCCGTTTTGACGACAAGTGGGATTACCCGATTGTGACGGCACGTGTGGTAGGGCACAATGCGGGGCGTTTTTTGACGACGCTTGTGATTAACCGTGGTACGCGGCACGGCGTTAAAGAGAATATGCCGGTTTTCTCGATGAATGGCCTGGTTGGCAAAATCACCAAGGCGTCGTATGCGCATTCACGAGTGCAGCTGCTGGTGGACCCGAACCTTAAGTTGTCTGTACTTGAACGCAGGACGCGTGTGGTTGGCTTCTTGGAATCGGTGGATGGCCATTTGCTTACGGCGATGGTCCCGACGCATGCAGGCGTCAAGGAAGGCGACACGCTCATCACCTCTGGCCTGGGCGGCATTTTTCCCAAGGGTATCCCTGTGGGTACGGTAAAGGCGGTTCGCGAATCGGACCTCGATGTGATGCGCCTTATGGATGTGGCTCCGTTCCAAGAGTTTTCGACGCTTGAAGAAGTCTTTGTGATGGAAAAGGATCCCGAGTGGATTATCCAGGAGTTGTTGGATGAATAA